The Hydrogenispora ethanolica nucleotide sequence TGTCGGAGTACCTGCGTTTCGTGGCCGCAAGTTGCCGGGAACGAGTGGAGGAAGCGCTTCGCCGGACGGGTTTCGCCGATCTGGATTCATTTCAAGCCATGCTCAAAGAGTTGTTGGGAGAACGAGAATGGATCAGTGAAGCGGAGATCGACCGGTTCTCGGCCATTGCGATCCGGGCCAAGAACATTGGGAACACATTGCGGAACCCGGTGCAGCAGGATTTGGCGGAAATCATCCGCCGGAGTTTTATCTGAGGCGCCCCGATTGCCGACGGAGAGCGAGAAATTCCGCTTGCTCGCTTTATGTTATGGATAACCGAATCATTGCATTGACCGCGGCAGGCGATCCGCGGTTTTATTTTATATTATTTTGAGAGATTGCAAGAGCAGGTGGTCTGATGCTGATGAGAATGGCTTGTTTGTTATGTTACAAGAGAGTGGAGAGATGCGGAGTTTTGTCAGCTGATTTGATGAGAACTTTGTGACAACTTTTTATAAAAATTCCCTGGCGAGTATTGACTTTCCCATGTTGGTAAAGTAAGATAAAAAATATCTTACTAAACCTCTTGGAATTAAAGACATTCCTTCTGCATAGGATAGAGTGAATTGGCGGAAAGACGGCCTATTTTTTTAAATCAAATACCTAGTATTTTGATAAGAATAATAAAATTCATCATGAGAGATTGCACTCAAAAAAATAAAACGAAAGCTGAAGGAGGTTTTAGCGGTGGTTAAAAAACTGGTCTTGTTTCTGGGGTTTGTAGTGGTGTTAGGAATGTCGCTCCTGCCGATGGCCTGGGCGGCGGGGGAGGTCACGTTGCTGAATGTATCGTATGATCCGACCCGTGAGTTGTATCAGGAATACAATGCCGCGTTTGCCAAGTATTGGAAGGCAAAGACCGGCCAGACAGTGACCGTCAAGCAATCGCACGGCGGATCGGGCGCCCAGTCCCGGTCGGTGATTGACGGGTTGGAGGCTGACGTTGTGACGTTGGCTCTGGCGTACGATGTCGACGCATTGTATGAGAACGGCCAATTGCTCGCGAAAAACTGGTTGAAACGATTGCCGGATAATAGCGCCCCTTATACCTCGACCATTGTCTTTCTGGTTCGCAAGGGGAATCCCAAAAGCATCAAAGACTGGTCCGATCTGGTGAAACCGGGCGTGCAGGTGATTACGCCGAATCCGAAAACTTCGGGGGGCGCCCGTTGGAATTACTTGGCGGCCTGGGGTTACGCTTTAAAAAAGAACCGTGGTAAAGAGGAGAAGGCCAAAGAGTTTGTGACTCAGCTTTTTAAAAACGTGCCGGTGCTGGATTCGGGAGCGCGCGGCGCTACTAACACTTTTGTCCAGCGTGGGCTGGGGGATATTTTGTTAGCCTGGGAGAACGAAGCGTTCCTGGCCATTCATGAGCTTGGCAAGGACAAATTCGAGATTGTAGTCCCATCCCTAAGCATTCTGGCGGAGCCGTCGGTAGCCGTGGTTGATAAATTCGCCGATAAGCACGGTACCCGCAAGGTGGCCGAGGCTTACCTGAAATACTGGTATACCAAG carries:
- a CDS encoding sulfate ABC transporter substrate-binding protein: MSLLPMAWAAGEVTLLNVSYDPTRELYQEYNAAFAKYWKAKTGQTVTVKQSHGGSGAQSRSVIDGLEADVVTLALAYDVDALYENGQLLAKNWLKRLPDNSAPYTSTIVFLVRKGNPKSIKDWSDLVKPGVQVITPNPKTSGGARWNYLAAWGYALKKNRGKEEKAKEFVTQLFKNVPVLDSGARGATNTFVQRGLGDILLAWENEAFLAIHELGKDKFEIVVPSLSILAEPSVAVVDKFADKHGTRKVAEAYLKYWYTKEGQEIAARNYYRPRLRTVAAKYDHFAKVKLFTIDSVFGGWQKAQKTHFVDGGVFDQIYQH